From Bdellovibrio bacteriovorus, a single genomic window includes:
- a CDS encoding LTA synthase family protein: MSFLISSGRYILRLVIFGMVLRAVVALYLNLWDFSAPATFDNTLGPFLYGWHFDLAIASFLYLLLYGSSLLFSFSEKTFSRINSLLLLCYTILITTDAIYAKESGRHISYEVYNLFTIQGSLGNLLKLYWLQLLFAFLGASFVGRFFTPRYKPVHGVLKRSLALLFVLVISVVFARGFEGIPQDPSWAYRAGGGSKGATLALNGAYGIVWAAFAGKKSSKENIEVPLHVKSLDIFNEWRVRRGIEKAVGHFDGNIVIVFMEGWPGVYVDKKVGEEEVLPFFNSLRAESLRVDLMLAGGHRTTEGLFATLCSLPNPPGKSIMFTEIENKDFKCFPQFLEKKGYSSAFFQGSDQYTSGVGLLVLKTGFQNSYGKREIPDWTMIEQNAWGVFDQDLYKFAAQKMDTMTEPMLIGINTNTTHDLALPKGVRPAFGEENNQSLHLSVTHHADKELRGFYEALKKRSWKKDWLFVLVSDHTSFAANGIFEHYSIPFLMKYHSVDGNKKAPFEPKLIHGAFSQNDVGATIADLTGNSAPEFLGRSLLRPQDFSTGASLFHLGTSVWFEGEWAVVFNIRDYGNYKCYRWQNDMLFHYPLPCPADGEQMYTRGLSYLKESQELLFK; the protein is encoded by the coding sequence ATGTCGTTTTTAATTTCTTCCGGTCGTTACATTCTTCGTCTTGTGATCTTCGGGATGGTTCTGCGTGCTGTCGTAGCTCTTTACCTGAACCTTTGGGATTTTTCAGCTCCAGCAACTTTCGACAACACCCTTGGCCCTTTTCTATACGGATGGCACTTCGATCTAGCGATTGCCAGCTTTCTTTATCTTTTGCTTTATGGAAGCTCTTTGCTGTTTTCGTTTTCAGAAAAAACGTTTTCGCGCATCAACAGTCTTTTGCTTCTTTGTTATACGATTCTGATTACTACGGATGCGATCTACGCGAAAGAATCGGGCCGTCATATTTCCTATGAGGTCTACAACCTCTTTACGATTCAAGGCTCTTTGGGAAATCTTTTAAAGCTTTACTGGTTGCAGCTGCTTTTCGCTTTTTTGGGTGCGTCCTTCGTCGGTCGTTTTTTCACTCCCCGCTATAAGCCGGTGCACGGTGTCCTGAAAAGATCTTTGGCTCTGCTTTTTGTTTTAGTGATCAGCGTGGTATTTGCTCGCGGTTTTGAAGGCATTCCTCAAGATCCCTCTTGGGCTTATCGTGCCGGAGGCGGCAGCAAAGGTGCGACTCTAGCCTTAAATGGCGCTTATGGCATCGTATGGGCCGCCTTCGCCGGCAAAAAATCCAGCAAAGAAAATATCGAAGTTCCTCTTCATGTAAAGAGTCTTGATATTTTCAATGAATGGCGCGTTCGTCGCGGAATTGAAAAAGCGGTCGGCCACTTTGATGGCAATATCGTTATCGTCTTTATGGAAGGCTGGCCCGGAGTTTACGTCGACAAAAAAGTCGGCGAAGAAGAAGTGCTTCCTTTCTTTAACTCTCTTCGTGCCGAGTCTTTGCGTGTGGACTTGATGCTGGCCGGTGGCCACCGTACGACGGAAGGTTTATTTGCCACTCTTTGCAGCCTTCCAAATCCTCCCGGAAAAAGTATTATGTTCACTGAAATCGAAAACAAAGATTTCAAGTGTTTCCCGCAATTCCTAGAGAAAAAAGGCTACAGCTCGGCCTTCTTTCAAGGTTCTGATCAGTACACGAGCGGTGTTGGTCTTCTAGTTTTAAAAACAGGTTTTCAAAACTCTTATGGCAAGCGCGAGATTCCTGATTGGACGATGATTGAACAAAACGCCTGGGGCGTGTTCGATCAAGATCTTTATAAATTCGCGGCTCAGAAAATGGACACCATGACGGAGCCGATGCTGATTGGGATAAACACCAATACAACGCACGACCTTGCTTTACCTAAAGGGGTTCGTCCGGCCTTTGGCGAAGAAAATAATCAATCTTTGCATTTAAGTGTCACACATCATGCGGATAAAGAACTGCGTGGATTTTACGAGGCCTTAAAGAAAAGATCGTGGAAAAAGGATTGGCTCTTTGTTTTGGTGTCGGATCATACGAGCTTTGCCGCGAATGGAATTTTTGAACATTACTCGATTCCTTTCCTTATGAAGTATCATTCTGTCGACGGGAATAAAAAAGCTCCTTTCGAACCTAAGTTGATTCACGGTGCATTTTCACAAAATGACGTCGGCGCAACGATCGCGGACCTTACCGGAAATTCCGCCCCTGAATTCTTAGGCAGATCTTTGCTGCGTCCTCAGGACTTTTCAACGGGCGCGAGTCTTTTCCACTTAGGAACTTCAGTTTGGTTTGAAGGAGAATGGGCTGTGGTCTTTAATATCCGCGATTACGGCAACTATAAGTGCTATCGCTGGCAAAACGACATGCTTTTTCATTATCCGCTTCCCTGCCCTGCTGATGGCGAACAGATGTATACAAGAGGTCTGAGCTATCTTAAGGAATCCCAAGAGCTTCTTTTCAAATAA
- a CDS encoding MFS transporter: MALLLVSLCLAAVITLYFKNNPLGHSRKFMIRRFVNWFPLGMTYAFLYMGRYNLNVSKNALGDMMTKEQFGLIFAAGTITYGLSFLLNGPIVDRIGGKKGIIIAALGSALMNILMGGVTYLYLMGRLKTNMVVAFSVLFALNMFFQSYGAVSIIKVKAYWFHVRERGVFGAIFGTLISFGVYFAFDWGQAIVEASKLHIEGQKTAFQGFIQHIFAIDTGTTNATWLVFTIPAFLLIVWALIDFVLLKDSPKEANFDDFDTADASSSPGEDDSNLKISIGFMLKKIFTNPVMITIALVDFTSGVLRNGIMQWYLVYAHETKDTNPVFFEGSQFFIKNWGLLLCLTGIFGGFAAGIVSDRLFQSRRGPPAAINNGIMIILLIIMVFSLMNHPTMLGLAAVMITLTVIGVHSLMSGTAAADFGGKKMTATASGIVDGCVYLGSGIQSLAIGYLSHKNWIYWPLFLIPFAVMGLFLALRMWNELPAATKKYILEVEKKEEKLQQQQARASTDPAGVPN, encoded by the coding sequence ATGGCTCTTTTGCTCGTAAGCTTATGTCTTGCAGCGGTGATCACGCTCTACTTTAAAAACAATCCGTTGGGACACTCGCGCAAATTCATGATCCGACGCTTTGTAAACTGGTTTCCTCTAGGCATGACTTACGCCTTCCTTTATATGGGCCGCTACAACCTGAACGTTTCTAAGAACGCTTTGGGCGATATGATGACGAAAGAGCAGTTCGGTCTGATCTTCGCTGCCGGTACAATCACTTACGGTCTTTCTTTCCTCCTGAATGGCCCTATTGTCGATAGAATCGGTGGTAAAAAAGGAATCATCATTGCCGCTTTAGGTTCCGCATTGATGAACATCCTAATGGGTGGTGTGACTTATCTTTATTTGATGGGTCGTTTGAAAACGAACATGGTTGTCGCATTCTCTGTCTTATTCGCATTGAATATGTTCTTCCAATCTTACGGTGCGGTTTCGATTATCAAAGTAAAAGCTTATTGGTTCCACGTACGTGAACGCGGTGTCTTCGGCGCGATCTTCGGGACTTTGATTTCTTTCGGTGTTTACTTTGCCTTCGACTGGGGTCAAGCCATCGTTGAAGCCTCTAAGCTTCATATTGAAGGTCAAAAAACGGCGTTCCAAGGTTTTATCCAACACATCTTCGCTATCGACACAGGAACGACAAATGCCACTTGGTTGGTGTTCACAATCCCCGCATTCCTTTTGATTGTTTGGGCTTTGATCGACTTCGTTCTTCTTAAAGACTCTCCAAAAGAAGCCAACTTTGATGACTTCGATACGGCGGATGCGTCTTCATCTCCAGGTGAAGATGACTCTAACTTGAAAATCTCTATCGGTTTCATGCTTAAAAAGATCTTCACTAATCCGGTGATGATCACAATCGCCTTAGTAGACTTTACTTCCGGCGTTCTTCGTAACGGTATCATGCAGTGGTACTTGGTTTATGCCCACGAAACAAAAGATACAAATCCGGTCTTCTTTGAAGGTTCCCAATTCTTCATTAAAAACTGGGGTCTGCTTCTTTGCTTAACGGGTATCTTCGGTGGATTTGCAGCAGGTATTGTTTCAGACCGTTTATTCCAATCCCGTCGTGGACCTCCAGCGGCGATCAACAACGGTATCATGATTATTCTTTTGATCATCATGGTGTTCTCTTTGATGAATCATCCAACAATGCTAGGTCTTGCAGCGGTTATGATCACGTTGACAGTTATCGGCGTTCACTCGTTGATGTCGGGTACCGCGGCGGCGGACTTCGGTGGTAAAAAAATGACAGCGACAGCCTCTGGTATCGTCGACGGCTGCGTTTATTTAGGAAGTGGTATTCAATCTTTGGCGATTGGTTATCTTTCACACAAGAACTGGATCTACTGGCCTTTATTCTTGATCCCGTTTGCAGTGATGGGTCTTTTCTTAGCTCTTAGAATGTGGAATGAACTTCCCGCAGCTACTAAAAAGTACATCTTGGAAGTAGAGAAAAAAGAAGAAAAGCTGCAACAACAGCAAGCGCGTGCCTCCACAGATCCCGCAGGCGTCCCCAACTAA
- a CDS encoding fumarate hydratase: MSFKYFPLYEKQKDTTQYKKISSDHVRVEKLGDKEVLVVAPEGLELIAQEALSDVSHLLRASHLEKLERILQDPEASPNDRFVAVDLLKNAIIAAQMEFPSCQDTGTAIVVGKKGERVFTGTDDKEHLSKGIFNTYQKRNLRFSQMAPISFFEEKNTGSNLPAQIDIYSEQGDEYHFLFMAKGGGSANKSYLYQKTKAVLNPDGFEKFVRETLNSLGTAACPPYHLAFCVGGTSAEETLKIVKYASAGYLDGLPTSGSEGGRAYRDLEMEKQVEQWARDTGIGAQFGGKYFVHDVRVIRLPRHGASCPIGVGVSCSADRNIKGKITRDGIFLEQLELHPEQYLPNHLKDASAEAIQIDLNKPIQETLKILSAQKVATRLMLNGPMIVARDIAHAKLKEKVDRGEGVPEYFKNYAVYYAGPAKTPKGYASGSFGPTTSERMDPYVGTFQNLGGSMIMLGKGNRSPQVTEACKTYGGFYLGSIGGPAARLGKECITKVEVLDFPELGMESVWKIEVKDFPAFIIVDDKGNDFFKSVIRKL, translated from the coding sequence ATGTCATTTAAATATTTCCCTCTCTACGAAAAACAAAAAGATACAACTCAATATAAAAAAATCTCTTCGGATCACGTGCGAGTCGAAAAGCTAGGAGATAAAGAAGTCCTGGTCGTAGCACCGGAAGGCTTAGAGCTTATCGCGCAAGAAGCCCTAAGTGATGTTTCTCATCTTTTGCGTGCCAGCCACTTAGAAAAACTCGAAAGAATTTTGCAAGATCCTGAAGCTTCTCCAAACGATCGCTTCGTGGCTGTGGATTTGTTGAAAAACGCGATTATTGCGGCACAAATGGAATTTCCATCTTGTCAGGATACGGGAACGGCGATTGTTGTCGGTAAAAAAGGTGAGCGTGTTTTTACGGGCACCGACGATAAGGAGCATCTTTCAAAAGGCATTTTTAATACCTATCAAAAAAGAAACCTGCGCTTTTCTCAGATGGCGCCGATTTCTTTCTTTGAAGAAAAAAATACGGGTTCAAATCTTCCGGCCCAAATTGATATCTACTCTGAGCAAGGGGATGAGTATCATTTCTTATTCATGGCTAAAGGTGGGGGGAGTGCCAACAAATCTTACCTTTATCAAAAAACTAAAGCCGTTTTAAATCCGGATGGTTTTGAAAAATTTGTTCGCGAGACTTTGAATTCTTTAGGAACAGCGGCGTGTCCTCCCTATCACCTGGCTTTTTGCGTAGGTGGCACTTCTGCGGAAGAGACTTTAAAAATTGTGAAGTATGCTTCTGCGGGTTATTTGGATGGACTTCCTACTTCAGGCAGTGAAGGCGGCCGAGCTTATCGCGACTTGGAAATGGAAAAGCAAGTGGAGCAATGGGCGCGTGATACAGGTATCGGTGCTCAATTTGGTGGAAAGTATTTCGTGCATGATGTGCGCGTGATTCGTCTGCCTCGTCACGGAGCCAGCTGTCCGATCGGTGTTGGCGTGAGCTGCTCGGCTGACCGCAATATCAAGGGCAAGATCACCCGCGACGGTATTTTCTTAGAACAGTTAGAGCTTCACCCTGAACAGTATCTTCCGAATCATTTGAAGGATGCGAGTGCAGAGGCTATTCAAATTGATTTGAATAAACCGATTCAAGAAACTCTTAAAATTTTATCAGCGCAAAAAGTGGCCACACGATTGATGCTCAATGGCCCGATGATCGTAGCTCGCGATATCGCGCACGCAAAACTTAAAGAAAAAGTAGATCGTGGCGAAGGCGTCCCAGAGTATTTTAAAAACTATGCGGTTTATTACGCGGGCCCTGCGAAAACTCCGAAGGGTTATGCATCGGGTTCTTTTGGTCCAACAACGAGCGAGCGTATGGATCCTTATGTCGGCACCTTCCAAAATTTAGGTGGCTCGATGATTATGTTGGGTAAGGGAAACCGCAGCCCTCAGGTCACAGAGGCGTGTAAGACTTATGGGGGCTTTTATTTGGGATCTATCGGGGGACCTGCCGCGCGTTTAGGAAAAGAATGCATCACGAAAGTGGAAGTTCTAGATTTCCCTGAACTGGGTATGGAGTCTGTGTGGAAGATCGAAGTGAAAGACTTCCCGGCCTTTATCATTGTGGATGATAAAGGAAATGATTTCTTCAAGTCAGTGATTCGCAAATTATAG
- a CDS encoding AI-2E family transporter → MIDFLKNKDVAVRWGVFLILLVAFLFINLPFLMPFMIAGVFALGLHDFVERLGKKLKVKRKPAIALTLLGGFAIFWIPISLAIYRLISYISQPEVIKTDKLVGQIHELKDLILGYLKKISGWTGTDIATPAADMANSILRKSGEIVFQYSTDILGQLPAIFLASFVFVITLALLLSKAQAIKEFVFKYSLLKPDLTDRLIDVSKKSCSVTLFSTLVIGLIQAGVIGIGSLIFGEGDFFLVLTLTFFVSFIPVIGAAPVGYLLAILAFIGGRTGNGIGLVVVATIAGSIDNILKPFMVGKENKISAVIGFTCVVGAIIMIGLPGLLIGPVIMNLFAGLSPLLLKREEPEMI, encoded by the coding sequence ATGATTGATTTTCTAAAAAACAAAGACGTGGCGGTTCGCTGGGGCGTTTTCCTAATTCTGCTCGTCGCGTTTCTATTTATTAATTTGCCGTTCTTAATGCCCTTTATGATCGCCGGTGTCTTTGCCTTGGGCCTTCATGATTTTGTCGAGCGTCTGGGTAAAAAACTAAAGGTAAAAAGAAAACCCGCTATTGCTCTGACACTTCTGGGAGGCTTTGCGATTTTCTGGATTCCGATTTCGCTCGCGATTTACCGACTGATTTCTTATATCAGTCAGCCCGAAGTTATTAAAACCGATAAACTGGTCGGGCAGATTCACGAACTTAAAGACCTAATTTTGGGATATCTAAAAAAGATTTCGGGATGGACTGGAACTGATATTGCGACTCCCGCGGCCGATATGGCCAACAGCATTCTTCGCAAGTCCGGAGAAATTGTTTTTCAGTATTCCACGGATATCCTAGGACAGCTGCCCGCTATTTTCTTAGCAAGTTTTGTTTTTGTTATTACCTTGGCGCTTCTTCTATCAAAGGCTCAGGCCATCAAAGAGTTTGTATTTAAATACAGTCTTTTGAAGCCCGATCTGACAGACCGCTTGATTGATGTTTCAAAGAAAAGTTGTTCAGTGACATTGTTTTCAACTTTAGTGATCGGACTTATCCAAGCCGGAGTTATCGGGATTGGCAGCTTGATTTTCGGCGAAGGTGATTTCTTCTTGGTACTGACACTCACCTTCTTCGTCTCTTTTATCCCGGTTATCGGGGCTGCTCCGGTCGGTTATCTCTTGGCGATACTGGCCTTTATCGGAGGAAGAACTGGGAACGGGATCGGTTTAGTTGTTGTTGCGACTATTGCCGGAAGTATCGACAATATTTTAAAGCCTTTCATGGTGGGTAAAGAAAATAAGATCTCGGCCGTGATTGGATTTACCTGTGTCGTCGGTGCCATCATTATGATTGGCCTACCGGGACTCTTGATTGGCCCTGTGATTATGAATCTTTTTGCGGGATTAAGTCCGCTGCTTCTTAAGCGCGAAGAACCTGAGATGATATAA
- a CDS encoding PilZ domain-containing protein: MNTQIFITGTPTVPNVLKKENTFDCHIIENPYTLRSALQTTKGEKIVVVFLPFLEVRHFDIYAFLQKTIENVKTFFVVSELSSPMKMKLKTFKDFIVLWKTEEAHLAKDIQAYLNGKNLELRQDKREVHERRAMLSPSMLPLGTGNRSFQPILGGAFENISLNGSCVKIKAPFYQKKDFITLSYQTKEGEYVNVEGQVRWAKWDEKSQSQELGVQFLTQA, from the coding sequence ATGAATACACAGATCTTCATCACAGGAACACCGACAGTTCCAAATGTGTTAAAAAAAGAAAACACCTTTGATTGCCACATCATTGAAAATCCATACACATTAAGATCCGCACTACAAACGACAAAGGGGGAAAAAATTGTCGTCGTCTTTTTGCCATTCTTAGAGGTCCGTCATTTTGACATTTACGCGTTTTTACAAAAGACGATTGAAAACGTGAAAACCTTCTTCGTCGTCAGCGAGCTTTCCTCACCGATGAAAATGAAGTTGAAGACATTCAAAGACTTTATTGTCCTGTGGAAAACCGAAGAGGCTCACCTCGCCAAAGATATTCAAGCTTATCTTAATGGCAAGAATTTGGAATTACGCCAGGACAAGCGAGAGGTGCATGAGAGGCGCGCCATGCTCAGCCCCTCGATGCTCCCCCTCGGCACCGGGAACAGAAGCTTCCAACCCATTTTAGGTGGCGCTTTTGAAAACATCTCGCTCAATGGGTCTTGTGTGAAAATCAAAGCTCCTTTTTATCAGAAAAAGGACTTCATCACTCTTTCCTATCAAACCAAAGAGGGCGAGTACGTCAATGTCGAGGGCCAAGTCCGTTGGGCTAAGTGGGATGAAAAAAGCCAGAGCCAGGAATTGGGCGTGCAATTTCTGACACAAGCTTAA